In Alteromonas naphthalenivorans, one DNA window encodes the following:
- a CDS encoding IS3-like element ISAma1 family transposase (programmed frameshift): MKTRKSYSKEFKLDAVSLVTEQNYKITEAARSLGISANMLGRWLKEQESEGAHAFRGNGKLTPEQEEIRQLRAENKRLKMEKENLKKGNGLLCQRNQVKYGFITQHKKTWPISLMCEILGVSRCNYYSAVRRKEHIEPDPQHDELIEWVQKVADASDFTYGVRRMKRALNSLGYPVGKQRTRALMKEAGVSVRRRRKYKVTTNSDHQQPVFDNVLSRDFDAQKPDQAYVSDITYIWTQEGWLYLAVVIDLFSRKIVGWSMASRMNAQLVCDALTMALWQRKPKVGLIHHSDRGSQYASRQFRQLLTQYKVTGSMSRKGDCWDNAVVESFFGTLKQERVQWRHYQSRRAAQQDILQYITMFYNSQRMHSYLDYKSPNQYEADMANLQKAA, translated from the exons ATGAAAACCCGAAAAAGCTACTCGAAAGAATTCAAACTGGATGCGGTGAGTCTGGTTACAGAACAAAATTACAAGATTACTGAGGCTGCTCGCAGTCTTGGTATCAGTGCCAATATGTTAGGCCGCTGGCTTAAAGAGCAAGAATCAGAAGGGGCTCACGCATTTCGTGGCAATGGTAAGTTGACGCCCGAGCAGGAAGAAATTCGCCAACTGCGAGCAGAGAATAAGCGCCTGAAAATGGAGAAAGAGA ATCTTAAAAAAGGCAACGGTCTTCTTTGCCAAAGAAACCAAGTAAAATACGGTTTCATCACCCAACATAAGAAGACCTGGCCGATTAGCCTGATGTGCGAGATTCTTGGTGTCAGTCGCTGTAATTACTATAGTGCCGTGCGACGCAAGGAACACATTGAACCGGATCCGCAACATGATGAGTTAATTGAGTGGGTACAGAAAGTAGCAGATGCCAGTGACTTTACCTATGGCGTAAGACGTATGAAACGCGCGTTGAATTCGCTTGGTTATCCGGTTGGAAAACAGCGAACGAGAGCCTTGATGAAAGAAGCTGGAGTGAGCGTCAGACGACGTAGAAAATACAAAGTCACGACTAACAGCGACCATCAGCAACCTGTCTTCGATAACGTGCTGTCACGCGACTTTGATGCTCAAAAGCCAGACCAGGCGTATGTCTCTGACATTACCTACATCTGGACGCAAGAAGGCTGGCTGTATCTGGCCGTAGTGATTGACTTATTCTCACGAAAAATCGTGGGCTGGAGTATGGCATCGCGGATGAATGCCCAGCTTGTGTGTGATGCCTTAACGATGGCTTTGTGGCAACGTAAACCTAAAGTGGGCCTGATACATCATTCGGATCGCGGCTCTCAATACGCAAGCCGACAATTTAGACAGTTACTGACGCAATACAAGGTAACAGGTAGCATGAGCAGGAAAGGTGATTGTTGGGACAATGCCGTCGTAGAAAGCTTCTTCGGCACATTGAAACAAGAGCGAGTGCAGTGGCGTCACTACCAGAGTCGCCGTGCTGCCCAGCAGGATATTCTGCAATACATCACTATGTTTTATAACAGTCAGCGAATGCACTCATATCTGGATTACAAGAGTCCAAATCAATATGAGGCTGACATGGCTAACTTACAAAAAGCGGCTTAA
- a CDS encoding TonB-dependent receptor gives MKQFKPNLIKVALITGGVAFGCSPTFAQETNSEAADEANVEVIQVSGIRGSLQRAQAIKMDSTSIVEALSAEDIGKLPDTSIAESISRLPGLAGERRNGRTSGISVRGFNENYVGTSLNGRELLGMGDNRGVEFDLYPTEIISSIVVYKTAEAGMTTQNIGGSIDLQTISPLAAKSTFAINGSYEKNAEDSPNPDFDNNGHRISVNYVDQFADDTIGLALTVASMESPRQEQHFRGWGYAGANADNAAAGVDVAEGTTILGGHDSFARSAMLERDSIAAVVEWAPTDKLNVQVDALYIDFVEDDVRRGLEEGGAEWGTGEYTITGVENGLVTSGYYDGFYSVIRNDARTQEADLTTVGVNAEYILNDNWTLEFDYSTGKVEKDIIDVESYSGVGRAGIDGRPITARSWEMTSTGAVYSDHPSIAPVDLTDESLIRLAGPQAWGAPIIGADAQDGFVNQPNYEEDLDTYRFDAKGYVEWGVVTGMSAGVIYSDRSKTKENNGAYLTAPSYPGDAAIPDVLGVVPLDFIGIDGILAYDSLGLFQSGYYTATDAKLVQNDRLGDSYTVDEELLTFYTKFDLETEIGDVYIRGNVGVQVVSADQQSTGFSTTSDAEGMTVAVPVSGGADYTDVLPTLNLSAEVAEGQFVRFALGKVISRPRMDDMRPNTQASFAFNDNQITSTDPENGPWSGSSGNPELKPLEANQLDIAYENYFSDTGYVAASFFYKDIKNWHRDTSVLTDFSDVYIPDLHQGSEGQTPATFLGSVGSVLDGFEGYVRGYELQGSLPGELLHDSLEGFGLFASATFMEGEVDAAPTQTETRIPGLSEESYSMTFFYESD, from the coding sequence ATGAAACAATTTAAACCAAATCTCATCAAGGTTGCGCTGATCACTGGTGGCGTAGCTTTTGGTTGTTCGCCTACATTTGCACAAGAAACAAATTCAGAAGCAGCTGATGAAGCTAATGTTGAAGTTATTCAAGTTAGCGGTATACGTGGCAGCTTGCAACGCGCTCAAGCGATTAAAATGGATAGCACCTCCATTGTTGAAGCGTTATCCGCAGAAGACATCGGTAAATTACCAGACACAAGTATTGCAGAATCTATTTCACGTTTGCCTGGCTTAGCTGGTGAGCGTAGAAACGGACGTACAAGTGGTATTTCAGTACGTGGTTTCAACGAAAACTACGTAGGTACATCACTTAACGGCCGTGAATTATTAGGTATGGGCGACAACCGCGGCGTTGAATTCGACCTTTACCCAACTGAGATCATTTCTAGTATCGTTGTTTATAAAACAGCAGAAGCTGGCATGACCACCCAAAATATTGGTGGTTCAATTGACCTTCAAACCATTAGTCCGCTTGCAGCAAAAAGTACATTCGCTATTAATGGCTCGTATGAAAAGAATGCTGAAGATTCTCCTAACCCAGATTTTGACAACAACGGACATCGTATTTCAGTAAACTACGTTGACCAATTTGCTGACGATACTATCGGTCTTGCACTGACTGTTGCTAGCATGGAGTCACCACGTCAAGAACAACATTTCCGTGGTTGGGGCTATGCAGGCGCGAATGCTGATAATGCAGCAGCCGGTGTAGATGTGGCAGAAGGAACTACTATTTTAGGTGGTCACGACTCTTTTGCACGTTCAGCAATGTTAGAGCGTGATTCTATCGCCGCTGTAGTTGAATGGGCGCCTACTGATAAACTAAATGTTCAAGTAGATGCGCTTTATATCGACTTCGTAGAAGATGACGTTCGTCGGGGTCTTGAAGAAGGTGGTGCTGAATGGGGAACTGGCGAATATACCATTACTGGTGTTGAAAACGGTTTAGTAACATCAGGTTACTACGATGGCTTCTATTCAGTTATTCGTAATGATGCTCGTACTCAAGAAGCTGATTTAACGACGGTAGGCGTGAACGCAGAATACATCTTAAATGATAACTGGACCTTAGAGTTCGACTACTCTACCGGTAAAGTTGAAAAAGACATTATCGATGTAGAAAGTTATTCAGGCGTAGGCCGTGCAGGAATTGATGGACGTCCTATTACTGCTCGTAGCTGGGAAATGACGTCTACCGGCGCGGTATATTCTGATCACCCAAGCATTGCACCTGTTGACCTTACTGATGAAAGCTTAATTCGTCTTGCAGGTCCACAAGCATGGGGCGCACCTATTATTGGCGCAGACGCACAAGATGGTTTTGTTAACCAACCAAACTATGAAGAAGACCTAGATACTTACCGCTTTGATGCAAAAGGGTACGTTGAATGGGGCGTAGTAACTGGCATGTCTGCGGGCGTTATCTACTCAGATCGTAGCAAAACCAAAGAAAACAACGGTGCATATTTAACTGCCCCTAGCTATCCTGGTGATGCGGCTATTCCAGATGTACTAGGCGTAGTACCTCTAGATTTCATCGGTATAGACGGCATTCTAGCGTATGATTCACTTGGTCTGTTCCAAAGTGGTTATTACACAGCGACTGATGCCAAGCTGGTACAAAACGATCGCTTAGGTGATAGCTATACAGTTGATGAAGAGTTGCTGACTTTCTACACTAAATTTGATTTGGAAACGGAAATAGGTGATGTTTATATTCGCGGTAACGTGGGTGTACAAGTGGTTAGTGCTGACCAACAATCGACTGGATTCTCAACTACGTCAGATGCTGAAGGCATGACAGTAGCGGTACCGGTTTCTGGCGGCGCTGATTACACTGATGTACTACCAACACTTAACCTTTCTGCAGAAGTAGCTGAAGGCCAGTTTGTACGTTTCGCATTGGGTAAAGTGATTTCAAGACCACGTATGGACGATATGCGTCCAAATACACAGGCGTCTTTCGCGTTTAATGATAACCAAATTACCAGTACCGATCCTGAAAATGGTCCTTGGAGTGGTAGCTCAGGTAACCCTGAACTTAAGCCTCTTGAAGCTAACCAGTTGGATATTGCTTATGAAAACTACTTCTCAGATACGGGTTATGTAGCGGCATCATTCTTCTATAAAGATATTAAAAACTGGCATCGCGATACTAGCGTACTAACGGATTTCTCTGATGTTTACATTCCTGATTTACACCAAGGGTCAGAAGGGCAAACGCCTGCTACTTTCTTAGGTTCAGTCGGTAGTGTACTGGATGGTTTTGAAGGTTATGTGCGCGGTTATGAACTTCAAGGTTCATTACCAGGTGAATTGCTTCACGACTCACTTGAAGGCTTTGGCTTGTTCGCAAGTGCCACCTTCATGGAAGGTGAAGTAGACGCAGCACCAACGCAAACTGAAACCCGAATTCCAGGCTTGTCTGAAGAGTCATACAGTATGACGTTCTTTTACGAAAGCGATTGA